The Citrus sinensis cultivar Valencia sweet orange chromosome 4, DVS_A1.0, whole genome shotgun sequence DNA segment ttcacccccctcttgggttgcctagttagtatttcagtTACCTTGATGATCTTCATACATAGATGTACCAAATATTTGCTTAAGattgagtaaaaaaatttgcCAAGTGCTTAGCAAGTTGTTGGCCTTCATCCATTGATACCATGCTGCTACTTTCCCCTCCATGTGAAAAGATATAATACGGAGGCGTAAATGGTCAGGGGTGCCATGAAAATCAAAGAACTAGTTGATGCGAAAATCCTAACCATTCGGATCAGCGCCATCAAATTTGGGGACATCTATTTTCATAGAATGCAATAGAGGAGAGATATCAGCAACACTTGACAGTACAAGCGAAGATGTCGGTTCCGGCACCGTTGGACGGGAAGAACCCACTGAAGATTTGGGAACGTAACTCCTCAAATCGAGAATCAACTATGGACATATATTGCTGTAAGGTCTGATAAACAGCAAGCGTTTGATTTTCAATGAGTGTCTTCATGGTAGAGAGAATCGCTGAATCAATCGTTGGCTCTGTGatagtcattttttttttgttttttttatgtgtAAAGAGATGAAATGCAATGAAAGCACCAGTTGATATAACACTCTTTGAGCGAGTGCAGGCTCCAATTGGTGGGGAAGagaatttgaagaaagaaagaaaaatgggaCAAGGGAGTTacagagaaaagaaagaaggcGGAGCtgagaaaaagacaaaatgttATATTTCTTGAATGACCTCACGGGTCCCTTGACAGTACAAATATATTCTTCCTGCCGAAACAGTCACGCACCCTTAActaactaaatataataaaatcgATAATAACAGcaaaacaataattgaaacaGGACAATATTCGTTATTCTGATATCCCAAGCATTCTCGAACTTTCTTCAAATAACAAAGTCTTTGAGCCATCCTGGTTTCTTTCTCGCGCGAGCTGGACCTGTCTTGAGCTGCTCTCTAACTTGAGTCTCATTCAAGGGTTGGGCTTCTTCCATTTCTGTAGGCTGGGTTTCTTCCTTGCTGTCTCCTGGAGCTCGATCTGATTCACGGCAATGGGCCAAGTCGTATCATAGACCCtctcttaaattttagtttattgaTCATGTACCACATGCCTATTATTCTAGTGGATGGTTAAGATTTGACTACctctaataatttaatcaattaattgcTAATTATCAACATGAATTTTACTCATAAGAAgtttacataataatattatgattttttttagtattaaatcataatatattGACACTTAGCATAGAAAATTTATCGAAACCTTATCTAATAGTTATGTTGTGGCACTACCTGAGTATTTGAACTTAAAATgagttgaatttatttttaaataattcaaagaaTATTATTACTTACACTATAGAAAAAGAACTTAAAACCTATACTTGTATGTGTAAAAAAGAGAGTGGCTTACCTCTAAATTAATGAGTTTTTCACaacattattttagtttaaggTTAaactcttatattttttacaaaaaaaaaaaagaaaaataaaaaaggataaataaaaagaaaagaaagtaaaatattttattaccatGCTCCGAGAGTAATCTGATCTGACTGTTAAATGACAatcatttgaaattaaaattctgGGATACAATTTGAGATGGCCAGCATTACTCTAGTTAGTGGTTAGGGAcctttttgataaaaatagaaaaactaTGCCTTTATTTGAGAAAACTATAAAATCCGGGTCAGATGTTATAATTCCGCGTTTTCCGTGAAGTTGTCGCTAGTATTATTTTCGGCTTCTCATTAGCTTTTCTTCAATCGTCAGCAAGATTTGCTTTAGAGATAATAGTggattgttttgttttaacttttaagcttACTCTATGGGTTGCGGCAAGAAAGCTCAATTGTGCAAAGTCAATTTAGTTGGCATTAActtgcccaaaaaaaaaaaaaaaagaataatatagtTTTAACAATAGCCTATTTGATTAAatcccattaatttttttttccgaaaaaaaaatcccatcAAAATTTCGGTCCAAATTTTGAAGGAAATgtcaatatttttactaaatgaTGTTTTTAGCAGTCCACCTTTTAGTCCTGTGTAATGAATAACAGGGGTCCACTCCATTCCAATTTGCAAGTGATACGAAGACAAATTGGGTTTTGTCTTTTACAATAGAGATCAAAATGTCTTCGTAAACTACAGACTGGAGCCTGACAAAAGCgaagcattaaaataaatgttgagTTGATTTGCAGTGTGATGTGATCAAGATCAGAGGGTTGCGAATGAGGAATGCTCTAGAGTAAGCAAGTTCAGTCCTTGAAACGTGGTCCACTGCTTACTTATCCAACGTTATTGCGGTTGCAATCATCACATCTTCAAGGAAACTGAGCTGTTTCCTGCCATCCGAAAGCCATATAGCCAGCCCATCAATAGGAAACCGATATGTTCTCCCTTTTCCTTGCTcaaagaagaggaaaaggCTTAAAAAACAAGATAAGAAATATGGAGGAAATGCGcataagcaaaaaaattaaaatctcatCAAGCACCACCCATGACGGTTAGTCGAATGACTAGACTTATAATTTGCTCTCATAAGATTCGAGGTTCGTCATTCCAGCCCTATGTCTATTTCTGATAAACTAATCTAGACGGAGTCTAGACAGATATTCAACAAAAggttattgagaaaaaaaaaaaaaaggaacaccCTTTAAGCAaatgcaattttcattttgttgcaTTCTATAACTTAGTACCAGAATTTTGGTTGTGCTTTAAATTCTTTACATGTAAACAGCCAATCTGGGGATTAGAGAGGTACATGGCTCCTTTGAAAGGTCAGTAGCCTTCCATGATTTTAAATCCTAGTTTCTGCAACCATTTTCTCCAGCCAACATCATGCAACCAAAAAGTTTTTAGGTATGATGATACAATCTTTACCAGTTTGTATTGTCAATTTGTGCCTCCAAATATAACTACTACTCCCCCTTGCCTCACAGCATAACATGGCATGTATTTATTCAGATATGGCAACAGAAGTTTATAAAAATGtagacataaaataaaaaaggtgaCTGAAAATGCGAAGACAAGAAGTAACTTCCATGATTCTTTTAACTGCTTGCGCAGACATCGGTCATGGAAAAAGCAACAAGCATCAGAAAGTAAGGAACAATGACTCAAACCTAACATTTATTTCGGtaatatcaaatataaaacaGTTGATCATGCACCTACCCACTAACAACAATAGTGCAAAAAATAATAGCAAAAAGTAGGGTTTTAATACAACAATCAATAACATTGTGTCATCGTGAGcaaaaacaatcaaatttgTGAGGAGTCATCTTATGTCTCAGAGAGAGTTAGGGATGAGTTCTATTCCACTTGATGGCTCATTTGGACAATCAAACTATAGAATAGCTAATCGTAGAACTCCTGGTATAATCAAGGATCACCCAAGCAAAGATTGGTTGAACCCACGATTTCAATCTTCATCCCACCACATATGATTAGCAAATACACTAAAGTAAGGTTCAATGAATCCGTGCTATCACCATCTACCCTATCGTAAAGAGGGAAGATATTATTTGGTTCCACAACAACACTTAGTTCAAGTTACTCACTGAAGCCTAACTACATGGGTTAAGGCATAAATGCCTACATGTACATGGGAGAGATGCATCATGCCACATACGATTTGATTTACACTGTACACATGGAACTGCTACTAGACATCAACCACCTTAACGAGAATCATGATTACACCAATAAAGTGGCTAGAAATAACAAGAAATGGTATTTCAAACTTATCTTGAGTGTGTCCTACACATATCTATCGACAGCTTGAAATATGACCTATTGGAGAAAAGGACCTATCAGCACCTAATGAAACAGCAAGTCTTACCTTGGTAGAAATTGGTAATAGGAGGAATCAATACCAACAAGCAGAATGACCCCTTCATTATGTGACAACTTAACTACTCTACGTCCAAAAAAGTTTTGGGACGTGTGAGTACTCGAGTAAGTGCGTGTAAAGCAGAGAAAATTTGATGTAAAATGTGTCATAGTATTCTGTAGGAGTCAAATAAAGTCATAGTGCAATCCCTACAAGATCTCTAATGACCATGGTGCTTCATTGATAATTACCAAAGATAGTTAGACAGACATCAGAATACTTATTAGAgaaaaaacaaaccaaaaattCAGTCCTTGGTCATAAAAAGGTTCCCATCACAAAAGCCCATGAAACTGCTCTTGTTATCAGAGCCAGTGGGATTGAAAAAAGGCTGTCAGTTTAACCAACATATATAAGACAACTGATCTTTCAGAATTAAccaaaataaactaaaacttTCTAGGGAGCCCAACTGATTCTCCAGGTCTAGGTAATAAACCAAGGTCAATTTACTAGACTATGAGAAAACGagaaagaaaagtatattCACAGATATATCTAACCCTCATGCGAATTACCTATAGTAATCCAGAAAGATTACTACCCTCCAAACTTTTCGGGAATAAGTGCATTTATTCAGCTAAGAATTTAACTATAAATTCAAAGTAATGAATACAGATAGAACAGAAGATAACGTTTTCAAAGTGCCAGATATTTGCATAAAAGAGCATGAAGGTAATAACTGCTTTTGaattaactcaaaatacaaacaaaatttacataattgttttaacaaaaattcatataccatgaaaacttcaaattaaaatgattatttgcTAAGAATATTCTCTCTGTATCAATGATGGAGCTGGTGGACTCATGGTTTCATCCTTACCTTTTGCAGAGGGCTCCTCTATGGCATAGAGCTGTCTTTCTGGACTATAATATTCCTTCGAAAATCTGCTGGGACTTGGAGGATTACCTATGCTTTTCTTGGGTGTGCTAGAGCTGTTCACATTTGGAGAATTTGGGTCAGATCTGAATTGTACCATTCCATCTTCACGTGGCAAAGGTGACAACTGATCACCATTGTCCATTTGCTTTCGGCAAAACTTATCTTCGATAATCTCATAAGCATTCCCAGTCCGTGCTTCTTGAGCAAGAGTACACCAACAACAGCAAAGCCACAATGTGCAGTCGCTAATTGCTGGATGACCACAACAGAAGTTATAAGCAGGCAAATTGAATCTCTTTCTCAATTGAATCCTCCAAAAGCCCCCATAGAGCAAACCGAATAAGCAAAGAATAATTCCGGTAACAGATAAAGCCTCTCTGGCAGCCTCATTGTCAATATTAACTGCAGCCAAAGTGAAAATCCAGAAAGGAGCCATACAAAACAAGATAAAAGTTGCAATATGAACATACATGTTGCCAAATCCAAGCCTCTCCATATTCCACCCAAAAACACAAAAGGTACAAAATAGAGATAAGTATGCCAGAGATATATCATTCCAAATATCGAGTATCCCACCACTCCATCTTGGTTGATTTACAACCACTTTCTGTTCATCACTTGATGCAAATGAATATCTCTTCTCTAGCGACTTCAATCGTAGTTGGTCTGGCCTAACACTTTCACCTGTAGTGATTGGGACCTGTGCTTCTTCATCCCTTTGAGAATCATAATCTTTTCCAAGGGGGCTCATCATGGAGTAAACACCAGCAAATGCAGGTGCACCTATTGCAACAGATATGCATATCCCAACTCCTATAGCAGGTCGATCAGATCTTCTGTAACCCACGTTTAGACCACAAAGTGCATATTGAGCAAAACAGTTCAGATTGAGCAGAATGACAACGACCATCATGTGTGCCCACTCATGGGGCTTATAAGTCCCATTCTTGCAGTAAATCTTTCTAAGTTTAGCAATGTCTTTAGGACTCCACCTAAAAAGAAGTACGAGGTGGTATAATCTCTTTGGGTGCTGGTACAAACACATAAGAGTAAACAGTGCATTGagaatttgattattaacTTCAAACCAGACATCTCTTTGGGACTTCCTTGGTATTGCCTTGTTTAACATTCCAGTCAAGACAAGAAACAGAATAGCACCTGAGACAGCAACACAAATGACCCATGCAAGTAAGGCCATATTCATTGGGTTTCTTATCCACTCTTTGCACATTTTCTTGATTGAGACCCAATCAACTTTTCGTGTAAAAACCCCATTCAGGCGGTCTCTAAAACCATGACTACCACTGGAACAAGCCACAGATCGTGAAATCTCATCTCTCTGCTCAGCTATCTGTTTGAATTTGTTCGATGCTGACCCAAACTTGAGCAACCTTATTCGGTTAGGAATAGAACTAAACATATTG contains these protein-coding regions:
- the LOC102629122 gene encoding uncharacterized protein LOC102629122, with the protein product MASADNGKHKKEIEESNDTQAKNQGQIPLDISSSRKTLLSGEKPGGRSVNMFSSIPNRIRLLKFGSASNKFKQIAEQRDEISRSVACSSGSHGFRDRLNGVFTRKVDWVSIKKMCKEWIRNPMNMALLAWVICVAVSGAILFLVLTGMLNKAIPRKSQRDVWFEVNNQILNALFTLMCLYQHPKRLYHLVLLFRWSPKDIAKLRKIYCKNGTYKPHEWAHMMVVVILLNLNCFAQYALCGLNVGYRRSDRPAIGVGICISVAIGAPAFAGVYSMMSPLGKDYDSQRDEEAQVPITTGESVRPDQLRLKSLEKRYSFASSDEQKVVVNQPRWSGGILDIWNDISLAYLSLFCTFCVFGWNMERLGFGNMYVHIATFILFCMAPFWIFTLAAVNIDNEAAREALSVTGIILCLFGLLYGGFWRIQLRKRFNLPAYNFCCGHPAISDCTLWLCCCWCTLAQEARTGNAYEIIEDKFCRKQMDNGDQLSPLPREDGMVQFRSDPNSPNVNSSSTPKKSIGNPPSPSRFSKEYYSPERQLYAIEEPSAKGKDETMSPPAPSLIQREYS